A stretch of the Bacillus sp. FJAT-18017 genome encodes the following:
- a CDS encoding SDR family oxidoreductase, with amino-acid sequence MKLLVLGSTGMAGHMISIYLKEAGHEVTAFSRRRFKYCNNIIGDVTNLSNLEKIILEGEYDAVINSIGILNKSAEENKSLAVFLNSYLPHYLSDLTKNMKTRVIHMSTDCVFSGKTGGYSETSFKDGKTFYDRTKALGELENNKDLTFRNSIIGPDMNQNGIGLFNWFMKQQGTINGFNKAVWTGVTTLALAKAMEKALEQNLTGLYNLVNNETINKFDLLKLFNKYLRSEKLEILPSANVVIDKSLVNNRTDFEFIVPSYEQMVIEMKEWIENHRNLYPHYIE; translated from the coding sequence ATGAAATTACTAGTACTTGGTTCAACTGGTATGGCTGGACATATGATTTCAATTTATTTAAAAGAAGCTGGTCATGAAGTAACCGCCTTTAGTAGAAGGCGGTTCAAGTATTGCAATAATATAATTGGGGATGTTACGAATCTCTCTAACCTTGAAAAAATAATACTAGAAGGGGAGTACGATGCAGTAATTAATAGCATCGGGATACTTAATAAATCTGCGGAAGAAAATAAGTCACTAGCAGTTTTTTTAAATAGTTATTTACCACATTATTTAAGTGATCTTACGAAGAATATGAAGACTAGGGTTATCCATATGAGTACGGATTGTGTGTTTTCTGGAAAAACGGGAGGCTATTCAGAAACTTCATTTAAAGATGGCAAAACTTTCTATGATCGCACTAAAGCATTAGGTGAACTGGAAAACAATAAAGATCTAACTTTCAGAAATTCAATTATTGGACCAGATATGAATCAAAATGGTATCGGTCTTTTTAACTGGTTTATGAAACAACAAGGAACAATAAATGGTTTTAATAAAGCGGTATGGACAGGAGTAACCACACTTGCATTGGCTAAAGCTATGGAAAAAGCATTAGAACAGAATTTAACTGGCTTATATAATTTAGTAAATAATGAAACGATAAATAAGTTTGATCTACTTAAGTTATTTAACAAGTATTTGAGAAGTGAAAAATTAGAAATATTACCAAGTGCTAATGTAGTTATAGATAAATCACTTGTTAATAATAGAACAGATTTTGAATTTATAGTACCTAGTTATGAACAAATGGTGATTGAAATGAAAGAATGGATAGAAAATCACAGGAATCTTTACCCACACTATATTGAGTAG
- the wecB gene encoding non-hydrolyzing UDP-N-acetylglucosamine 2-epimerase has product MRKLKLMTIVGTRPEIIKLSEIIKKCDKYFEHILVHTGQNYDYTLNGVFFEELGLRSPDYYLEVVGDNLGTTMGNVLAKSYEILVQEKPDALLVLGDTNSCLSVISAKRLKIPIFHMEAGNRCFDENLPEEINRRIVDHTSDVNLCYTEHARRYLNFEGVPKERTYVVGSPMAEVLQANAEKIINSKVLEKLGLKKRNYILLSAHREENIDNEQNFMTLMNSINTMAETYNMPVIYSTHPRSKSIIEQRGFKFHPNVKSLLPFSFSDYNNLQLNAFCVVSDSGTVAEEASYFKFPAVSIRTSTERPEVFDKGNMIIGSISKEQVLQAVAMAGEMHSSNDIGVDVNDYIDHNVSIKVVKIIQSYTGIVNKMVWRK; this is encoded by the coding sequence GTGCGGAAATTGAAATTAATGACAATTGTTGGTACTCGTCCGGAAATTATTAAGTTATCGGAGATTATAAAAAAATGTGATAAGTACTTTGAACATATATTAGTTCATACGGGACAAAATTATGACTATACCCTAAATGGGGTGTTTTTTGAAGAATTGGGACTTAGATCGCCAGATTACTATCTAGAAGTTGTCGGTGATAATTTAGGGACAACGATGGGGAATGTCCTAGCTAAATCATATGAAATTTTAGTACAAGAAAAACCAGATGCACTACTAGTTCTCGGTGATACAAATTCTTGTCTTAGTGTAATATCTGCTAAAAGGCTAAAAATACCAATCTTTCATATGGAAGCGGGGAATAGGTGTTTTGATGAGAACTTGCCGGAAGAGATTAATAGGAGAATTGTTGATCATACTAGCGATGTTAATCTATGTTATACAGAGCATGCTAGGCGGTATTTAAACTTCGAGGGTGTGCCTAAAGAAAGAACCTATGTGGTAGGATCTCCTATGGCAGAAGTTTTACAAGCTAATGCAGAAAAAATTATTAATAGTAAAGTCTTAGAAAAACTAGGTCTTAAAAAACGAAATTACATTTTACTTTCTGCACATAGAGAGGAAAATATTGATAATGAACAAAATTTTATGACATTAATGAATTCAATCAACACAATGGCAGAAACATATAATATGCCAGTTATTTATAGTACTCATCCAAGGAGTAAAAGTATTATAGAACAGCGTGGATTTAAATTCCATCCAAATGTAAAAAGTCTTCTACCTTTCTCTTTTTCAGACTACAATAACCTTCAGCTTAATGCCTTTTGTGTAGTATCAGACAGCGGAACTGTTGCAGAAGAAGCATCCTATTTTAAATTTCCAGCTGTTTCTATTAGGACAAGTACCGAACGCCCTGAAGTATTTGATAAAGGAAATATGATCATTGGAAGTATATCAAAGGAACAAGTTTTACAAGCTGTAGCTATGGCGGGGGAAATGCATTCAAGTAATGATATTGGTGTAGATGTTAATGATTATATCGATCACAATGTTAGTATAAAGGTTGTAAAAATTATCCAGAGTTACACAGGTATTGTTAACAAAATGGTTTGGAGAAAGTAA
- a CDS encoding glycosyltransferase family 2 protein, with protein sequence MKKFLLSVVIPTKNREKYASATVKQILDINDDRIQVVIQDNSDTHVLSELLDNYSEDNRLKYNYTPGTVSFVENFNLAVSQADGEYLCIIGDDDGIVPQIIDVVMWAKKNNIDAIKPELNAVYFWPNSEALKNKLDNGYLNISKITAKAELCKPHIEIEKLLKQGAQQYLSLDMVKLYHGIVKRDCLDEIKKVTGKYFGGLSPDIYMSVALSLTVNKMVKIDFPLTISGICNKSGSSDSATGKHTGNLEDAPHFRGHSEYHWSELVPRFYSVETIWADSALAAIHDLNRIDLINKFNVEFLALNCVLKYPQFKDKIIQSYSSYSKRTHISLVKRLEIYVYRLKSFFKKVKRKLGNRKSDYYRVSGIENILIANETLQKRLIMIEIDKNKVINSLESAIRT encoded by the coding sequence ATGAAAAAATTCTTGTTGTCAGTTGTGATCCCCACAAAAAATAGAGAAAAGTATGCAAGTGCAACTGTTAAGCAGATTTTAGACATTAATGATGATCGTATACAGGTTGTCATTCAAGATAATAGTGACACGCATGTTTTATCTGAACTATTGGATAATTACTCTGAAGATAACAGATTAAAATATAATTACACACCAGGTACCGTATCATTTGTTGAAAATTTTAATTTAGCAGTAAGCCAAGCAGACGGAGAGTATTTGTGTATTATTGGGGATGATGATGGGATAGTTCCACAAATTATTGACGTAGTAATGTGGGCGAAAAAGAATAATATCGATGCAATAAAACCAGAATTAAATGCGGTTTATTTCTGGCCTAATTCAGAAGCTCTCAAAAATAAATTGGACAATGGATACCTTAATATTAGTAAGATTACAGCCAAAGCAGAACTGTGTAAACCCCATATAGAAATAGAAAAGCTGTTAAAACAAGGAGCCCAACAATATCTTTCTCTTGATATGGTTAAGTTATATCATGGAATTGTAAAAAGAGATTGCCTTGACGAAATTAAAAAGGTTACAGGGAAATATTTTGGTGGATTGTCTCCAGATATATATATGTCTGTAGCTCTTTCCCTAACTGTAAACAAGATGGTTAAAATAGATTTCCCTCTTACTATTTCGGGAATCTGTAATAAGAGTGGTTCATCAGATTCCGCTACAGGAAAACATACTGGAAACTTAGAAGATGCACCACATTTTCGTGGACATAGTGAATATCACTGGTCAGAATTAGTTCCTAGATTTTATAGTGTGGAAACAATTTGGGCAGATTCAGCATTAGCAGCAATACATGATTTAAATCGAATAGATTTAATTAATAAATTTAACGTAGAATTCCTAGCTCTAAACTGTGTTTTAAAGTATCCACAATTTAAAGATAAAATAATACAGAGTTATAGTAGTTATTCTAAAAGAACGCATATTTCTCTTGTAAAAAGGTTGGAAATATATGTTTATAGACTCAAGAGTTTTTTCAAGAAAGTCAAAAGAAAATTAGGGAATAGGAAAAGCGATTATTATCGTGTAAGCGGGATCGAAAATATACTAATTGCTAATGAAACTTTACAGAAAAGATTGATAATGATTGAAATTGACAAGAATAAAGTAATAAACTCATTAGAAAGCGCCATTAGAACTTGA
- a CDS encoding lipopolysaccharide biosynthesis protein: protein MKNLFQKYFSNEKDKVVIKNILAAFFIKGGALLVSFINLPAFIRYFDNEEVLGVWFAIFSVLIWILTFDFGIGNGLRNKLVGAVLRNDKTEIRQNISSAYFVIGAITVIVSTICIFVFQYINWNSIFNISEELVSAETMYFVIIFAFITVMLQFFLRLISFILYALQKSAINNFMALITSVLQLTFILIAPSFELETSLKVLSIVYLLCVNLPLLVATIYVFTTPELKGCFPSINYINRESARDIMSLGGIFFWNQIMYTAIIQTNLILITNLIGPGSIVEYQVYYKLFMIAGMLFNLALTPMWSAITKALEEKDGKWIAKYFGLLNKLVIIVTIAQFLLVPLVQYIVNLWLGQNYININYLYAIVFAIFGSIFVFQNVLSTFACGLGKMKLQAYFYTIGVIFKFVFINYITSIYTDWIIMVIADIIILAPYCIVQTLVLKRMFSKFTTNSELKLNV from the coding sequence GTGAAGAATTTATTTCAAAAATATTTTTCTAATGAAAAAGATAAAGTTGTTATCAAAAATATTCTTGCTGCTTTTTTTATTAAGGGAGGGGCTCTTTTAGTTTCCTTTATTAACTTACCAGCTTTTATAAGATATTTTGATAACGAAGAAGTGCTAGGGGTATGGTTTGCAATTTTTTCTGTTTTAATATGGATTCTTACTTTTGATTTTGGAATTGGAAATGGGCTAAGAAATAAATTAGTAGGAGCAGTACTACGTAATGATAAAACTGAAATTAGGCAAAATATTTCTTCAGCTTATTTCGTTATTGGTGCTATAACTGTTATAGTTTCTACAATATGCATTTTTGTCTTCCAATATATTAACTGGAATTCTATATTTAATATATCTGAAGAATTAGTATCCGCAGAAACAATGTACTTTGTAATAATATTTGCTTTTATCACAGTAATGTTACAATTCTTTTTGCGACTTATCTCCTTTATACTTTATGCATTACAAAAGTCAGCTATCAATAACTTTATGGCTCTAATAACAAGTGTCTTGCAATTAACATTTATATTAATAGCACCATCATTTGAATTAGAAACAAGCTTAAAAGTTTTGTCGATTGTATATTTATTGTGTGTCAATTTGCCACTATTAGTTGCTACTATTTATGTTTTCACCACACCGGAGCTAAAAGGATGTTTCCCTAGTATAAATTATATTAACAGAGAATCAGCAAGAGATATAATGTCACTAGGGGGAATATTTTTTTGGAACCAAATAATGTATACAGCTATTATTCAAACAAATCTTATTCTAATAACAAACCTTATTGGGCCTGGAAGTATCGTAGAATATCAGGTTTATTATAAATTGTTTATGATTGCTGGTATGTTATTTAATTTGGCTCTCACACCTATGTGGTCAGCCATAACAAAAGCCTTAGAGGAAAAAGACGGAAAATGGATTGCTAAGTATTTTGGGCTCTTAAATAAGTTGGTAATTATAGTAACCATAGCCCAGTTCCTTTTGGTCCCATTGGTACAATATATTGTGAATTTATGGCTAGGTCAAAATTATATAAACATAAATTATTTATACGCAATAGTATTTGCGATATTTGGTAGTATTTTCGTCTTTCAAAATGTCTTATCAACCTTTGCATGTGGATTAGGAAAGATGAAGCTACAAGCATATTTTTATACAATTGGTGTTATTTTTAAATTTGTTTTTATAAATTATATAACTTCTATATATACGGATTGGATTATTATGGTTATCGCAGATATTATTATTTTAGCACCTTATTGTATAGTTCAAACCCTTGTGCTTAAAAGAATGTTTTCAAAGTTTACAACAAACAGTGAATTGAAGCTTAACGTTTAA
- a CDS encoding UDP-glucose dehydrogenase family protein produces MYKIAVAGTGYVGLVAGVCFAEIGHQVTCVDIDKDKVNLMKSGVSPIYETDLEELMRKNYASGRIDYTTDYKSAYKDADAIFIGVGTPEQPDGSANLSYIATVARQIAENIEKDCLVVVKSTVPVGTNDKVEQFINDFLVNDVRVEVASNPEFLAQGSAVHDTLRAERIIIGTESKWAEQRLMEIYEPFHLPIVSVNRRSAEMIKYASNDFLALKISYMNDIANLCELVGADIQDVAKGMSFDERIGSKFLNAGIGFGGSCFPKDTKALEYIARQNGYELKTVKAAIDINKEQKTMLYKKARKRLITFNGLKVAVLGLTFKPGTDDLREAASLENVPLLLEQGADIFAFDPVGAKNFSKVYPDGQNGRGTITYVDSPEAALEGANACFIFTEWGEVKAVTPEDYKMLMRTPLVYDGRNIYSVNDMQEVGVEYHSIGRASTSRKGTKESKEVDLQSVRSK; encoded by the coding sequence ATGTACAAAATAGCAGTTGCCGGAACAGGTTACGTTGGCTTAGTGGCTGGAGTTTGTTTTGCGGAAATAGGTCATCAAGTAACATGCGTTGATATCGACAAAGACAAAGTAAATTTAATGAAATCTGGCGTATCCCCGATATATGAGACTGATTTGGAAGAGTTAATGAGAAAAAATTATGCTTCAGGTAGGATTGATTATACCACGGATTACAAATCGGCTTACAAAGACGCTGATGCAATTTTTATTGGTGTTGGTACACCCGAGCAACCAGATGGTTCGGCTAATCTTTCTTATATTGCAACGGTAGCTAGACAAATTGCTGAAAATATCGAAAAAGATTGTTTAGTAGTTGTTAAATCAACTGTTCCTGTAGGGACAAATGACAAAGTTGAGCAATTTATTAATGACTTTTTAGTAAATGACGTACGAGTTGAAGTTGCTTCTAACCCGGAGTTTTTAGCACAAGGGTCTGCGGTTCATGATACTCTTCGAGCTGAAAGAATCATTATCGGAACAGAAAGCAAGTGGGCAGAACAAAGGCTTATGGAAATTTATGAGCCATTCCATTTACCGATTGTATCTGTTAACAGAAGATCTGCAGAGATGATTAAGTATGCGTCTAATGATTTCCTTGCACTTAAAATCTCTTATATGAATGATATTGCTAATCTTTGTGAATTAGTTGGTGCCGATATCCAGGATGTAGCCAAGGGTATGAGCTTTGATGAACGGATTGGAAGCAAGTTTTTGAATGCAGGTATCGGTTTTGGTGGCTCTTGCTTCCCTAAGGATACAAAAGCGCTAGAATATATTGCAAGGCAGAACGGTTATGAACTTAAAACTGTAAAAGCTGCAATCGATATTAATAAAGAACAGAAAACTATGTTATACAAAAAGGCTAGAAAGCGTCTTATTACCTTTAATGGACTTAAGGTTGCAGTGCTTGGTCTTACATTTAAGCCAGGGACAGATGATTTACGGGAAGCGGCTTCCCTTGAAAATGTTCCACTTTTGTTAGAACAAGGAGCAGATATCTTTGCTTTTGATCCTGTAGGTGCAAAGAACTTTTCTAAGGTGTATCCTGATGGACAAAATGGCAGAGGTACTATTACGTATGTTGACAGCCCTGAAGCAGCGCTAGAAGGAGCAAATGCATGCTTTATCTTCACTGAGTGGGGAGAAGTTAAAGCAGTAACTCCTGAAGATTATAAAATGTTGATGAGAACTCCTCTTGTATACGATGGCAGGAATATTTACAGTGTAAACGATATGCAAGAAGTTGGGGTTGAGTATCATTCTATTGGACGAGCATCAACTAGCAGGAAGGGTACAAAGGAGTCGAAGGAAGTTGACCTACAATCAGTTAGATCCAAATAA
- a CDS encoding GDP-mannose 4,6-dehydratase, with amino-acid sequence MTYNQLDPNKVYLITGAAGFIGYYLSRKLLDQGCKVIGLDNINDYYDVNLKHARLQQLEPYENFTFIKGDIADKGLITEIFEGHKPNIVVNLAAQAGVRYSIENPDVYIQSNIIGFYNILEACRHYPVEHLVYASSSSVYGANKKVPFEESDFVDTPVSLYAATKKSNELMAYTYSHLYKIPATGLRFFTVYGPMGRPDMAYFGFADKYFAGEPIKIFNNGDFENDLYRDFTYVDDIVEGIERLLSNPPVGDVQHKVFNIGNNNPEKLMVFIETLEKCLGKALGREVVFEKVFEPIKPGDVPATYASTDELQKAVGFKPKTSIEEGLQKFADWYVDYYKVKW; translated from the coding sequence TTGACCTACAATCAGTTAGATCCAAATAAGGTCTATCTCATTACTGGTGCTGCTGGATTTATTGGGTATTACCTTTCTAGGAAACTACTAGACCAAGGCTGCAAGGTAATTGGGTTGGATAATATAAATGATTACTACGATGTAAATCTTAAACATGCACGTTTACAGCAATTAGAACCTTATGAAAACTTTACTTTTATTAAGGGGGATATTGCAGACAAAGGGCTTATCACCGAGATTTTTGAAGGGCATAAACCTAACATCGTGGTTAATTTAGCCGCCCAGGCAGGTGTTAGATATTCTATCGAAAATCCTGATGTGTACATCCAGAGCAATATTATTGGGTTTTATAATATCTTAGAGGCATGCAGGCACTATCCGGTTGAGCACTTAGTATATGCTTCATCAAGTTCTGTATATGGAGCTAATAAAAAGGTACCATTTGAAGAATCCGATTTTGTTGATACCCCAGTGTCCTTATACGCTGCTACGAAGAAATCTAATGAATTGATGGCATATACCTACAGCCATCTGTATAAGATTCCAGCAACAGGACTAAGGTTCTTTACTGTATACGGTCCGATGGGTAGACCAGACATGGCTTACTTTGGCTTTGCAGATAAGTATTTTGCAGGAGAGCCAATCAAAATCTTTAACAACGGTGACTTTGAAAACGATCTCTACCGAGACTTTACTTATGTTGATGATATAGTAGAGGGTATAGAACGTCTTTTAAGCAACCCACCTGTTGGAGATGTTCAACACAAAGTCTTTAACATTGGAAACAACAATCCAGAAAAATTGATGGTGTTCATTGAGACACTGGAAAAATGCTTAGGAAAAGCACTAGGCCGAGAAGTAGTTTTTGAAAAGGTATTTGAACCAATTAAGCCAGGTGATGTCCCGGCAACGTATGCTTCTACTGATGAACTGCAGAAAGCAGTAGGTTTTAAACCGAAGACTTCTATTGAAGAGGGCTTACAGAAATTTGCGGATTGGTACGTGGATTATTATAAAGTCAAATGGTAA
- a CDS encoding restriction endonuclease codes for MGLGFFEGYKKGLQLLWSMLTADPSFTLLIVVLFGGLLIVALIVNVLRERKLTGILEVDKMSGTIFEEYLQALLKTKGYYVQLTPATGDYGADLILSAKGKKIIVQAKRYKKNVGVKAVQEIASAKSHYKADECWVITNSFFTEQARKLAKSNQVRLVDRKQLMVWMLQENKGA; via the coding sequence ATGGGACTAGGTTTCTTTGAAGGATATAAAAAGGGGTTACAATTACTATGGTCTATGTTAACTGCCGACCCTTCATTCACACTATTGATTGTTGTACTTTTTGGTGGTCTCCTTATAGTTGCGTTAATAGTTAATGTGCTTAGAGAACGAAAACTCACGGGTATTTTAGAAGTTGATAAAATGTCAGGAACGATATTTGAGGAGTATCTCCAGGCCTTGTTAAAAACCAAAGGCTATTATGTGCAATTAACACCAGCAACTGGAGACTACGGAGCAGACCTTATTTTATCAGCAAAGGGCAAGAAAATTATTGTCCAAGCTAAGAGATATAAGAAAAACGTTGGAGTGAAAGCTGTACAAGAAATAGCTTCAGCAAAAAGTCACTACAAGGCGGATGAATGTTGGGTGATTACGAATAGTTTTTTTACCGAACAAGCTAGGAAACTAGCAAAATCAAATCAGGTTAGATTGGTTGATCGAAAGCAGCTTATGGTTTGGATGCTACAAGAAAACAAAGGTGCATAA
- a CDS encoding type 1 glutamine amidotransferase domain-containing protein, whose translation MRLQGKKVISLVHQDFEDLELWYPVYRLREEGAVVHLAGEEAGAEYKGKYGVPAKADFTYADIDGDQYDAILVPGGWAPDKIRRFPEVLSLIQNMDASEKVIGQICHAGWVLISAKILSGKKVTSTPGIRDDMENAGAIWYDEPVVVDGHLVSSRRPPDLPDYMREFIHVLEKSSSK comes from the coding sequence ATGCGATTACAAGGAAAGAAAGTGATCAGCCTGGTCCATCAGGATTTTGAAGACTTAGAGCTATGGTATCCGGTTTATAGGCTGCGCGAAGAGGGTGCGGTTGTACATCTTGCAGGAGAAGAGGCCGGCGCTGAATACAAGGGGAAATACGGAGTACCGGCCAAAGCGGATTTCACTTATGCAGATATTGATGGCGATCAATATGATGCCATTTTAGTACCAGGGGGGTGGGCCCCGGATAAAATTCGCCGTTTTCCTGAAGTGCTATCCCTAATACAGAACATGGATGCAAGTGAAAAGGTTATAGGACAAATCTGCCACGCTGGCTGGGTGCTCATTTCTGCAAAGATTCTATCTGGAAAAAAGGTAACAAGTACCCCGGGAATTCGGGACGATATGGAAAATGCAGGAGCCATTTGGTATGACGAACCAGTTGTCGTTGACGGCCATCTTGTATCAAGCCGCCGACCGCCAGATCTCCCCGATTACATGAGAGAATTTATTCATGTATTAGAGAAAAGTAGCTCGAAGTAA
- a CDS encoding ATP-binding protein — MDKIEIYRSILERDKENHQIQFLLGEEYLNSGQLSEALHAFSIALKGEDPALEKAVISSLKEFLDVESIQPDELDAELIQPTEPSIKPIEPHEPDISSPAPAEEVLAYNSAQRTKGFKVIEGRKQENVISLQNRIPKTVKFDDVGGLYDLKKTIEMKIIKPFMNPGLFAKFRKKAGGGILLYGPPGCGKTFIAKATAGECRASFYPIHISEILDPYVGVSEQNLHNAFETARANSPAVVFFDELDALGFSRSKSRSDVMRPLVDTMLNELQSVETSNEKLLVIGATNMPWDVDDAFKRPGRFDKLVFVPPPDREARKAIFQLKLSGRPVESGIVYEVLADRTPLYSGADIENIVELASEKVLAEIMEGGPERPVTMEDLLDAIKSTKPTTLEWLSTIKNYIKYGNQGGMYNEAAAYIKENL; from the coding sequence ATGGATAAAATAGAGATTTATCGATCAATTCTGGAACGGGATAAGGAAAATCATCAGATTCAGTTTTTGCTCGGGGAAGAATACTTGAACAGCGGACAGCTATCAGAAGCGTTGCATGCTTTTTCAATAGCGCTTAAGGGCGAGGATCCTGCTCTGGAAAAAGCAGTGATATCTTCTCTCAAAGAGTTTCTTGACGTGGAGTCCATTCAACCTGATGAACTTGATGCCGAACTCATCCAGCCTACTGAACCAAGTATCAAGCCCATCGAACCTCATGAACCAGACATCAGCAGTCCTGCTCCAGCTGAAGAAGTGCTCGCTTATAATTCAGCACAACGTACAAAGGGCTTTAAAGTTATCGAAGGACGAAAACAAGAGAATGTGATTTCACTCCAGAACCGGATTCCAAAGACGGTTAAGTTTGATGATGTGGGCGGCCTCTATGATTTAAAGAAAACCATTGAGATGAAAATCATTAAGCCGTTCATGAACCCTGGACTTTTTGCAAAGTTTCGCAAAAAAGCTGGCGGCGGAATTTTGTTATACGGTCCGCCAGGCTGCGGGAAGACGTTTATTGCCAAGGCTACGGCCGGGGAATGCCGTGCCAGTTTTTATCCGATCCACATTTCCGAGATTCTCGATCCTTACGTAGGTGTTAGTGAGCAGAATCTTCATAATGCGTTTGAAACGGCTCGCGCCAACTCACCTGCGGTTGTATTTTTCGATGAATTAGATGCGCTTGGCTTCAGCCGCTCAAAGTCGCGTTCTGATGTGATGCGGCCTTTGGTGGATACGATGCTGAATGAACTCCAAAGCGTAGAAACATCGAATGAAAAATTACTAGTTATTGGGGCGACCAATATGCCTTGGGACGTGGATGATGCCTTTAAGCGCCCTGGCAGATTCGATAAGCTCGTCTTCGTCCCACCGCCGGACCGTGAAGCAAGAAAAGCCATTTTTCAATTAAAACTTAGCGGCAGACCGGTTGAAAGTGGAATTGTTTATGAAGTGCTAGCTGACAGGACTCCACTCTACTCAGGTGCCGATATTGAGAACATCGTAGAGCTTGCTTCTGAAAAGGTGTTAGCGGAAATTATGGAAGGCGGCCCTGAAAGACCAGTAACAATGGAAGATTTACTGGACGCCATTAAAAGCACAAAACCAACGACACTGGAATGGCTGTCAACGATAAAGAATTATATTAAGTATGGGAACCAGGGCGGCATGTACAATGAAGCTGCAGCATATATAAAGGAGAATTTGTAG
- a CDS encoding tetratricopeptide repeat protein, with protein sequence MTIQEKQNDEAVISHYFTIGRFEAAAPLIQNLLRQDPENATALYQMAVVQMSRENFKEARRLCREALRFGYDEVIGYHFIGSAYQHEGKLPEAEEAYLAALEKDPLDGDLIASYGGLMLEAGQDTKAFALLERARELEPYSQKVNQLLLDFYFAKDDKSMQREFIRNVMETSADEVQNLTNMAMFHVLKGDLKEARECYRQAFLLNPEDRNILALLEYYDTVTHPLFAPHRLMGKIGGPAVAWLTFIIISILLTELYLPTLFAIFVVFYVLFCISTWITPLFYKWFVKGRV encoded by the coding sequence ATGACAATTCAGGAAAAACAGAATGATGAAGCAGTGATATCGCATTATTTTACGATTGGCAGGTTCGAAGCTGCCGCACCGCTCATTCAAAACCTACTGCGGCAGGATCCCGAAAACGCTACTGCCTTATATCAAATGGCGGTAGTGCAAATGTCCAGGGAAAACTTTAAGGAAGCTAGAAGACTCTGCCGGGAAGCGTTGCGATTTGGTTATGATGAAGTTATTGGGTATCACTTTATTGGCTCAGCTTATCAGCATGAAGGGAAGTTACCTGAAGCAGAGGAAGCCTATTTGGCTGCACTTGAAAAAGATCCGCTCGATGGAGATTTGATCGCTTCCTACGGCGGTTTGATGCTTGAAGCAGGCCAAGATACAAAAGCATTTGCACTGCTGGAACGAGCGAGGGAGCTCGAACCATACAGTCAAAAAGTGAATCAGCTTTTATTGGATTTCTATTTTGCAAAGGATGATAAAAGCATGCAGCGGGAATTTATCCGGAACGTCATGGAGACGTCGGCCGATGAGGTGCAGAACCTGACAAACATGGCGATGTTCCATGTGTTAAAAGGGGATCTGAAGGAAGCGAGGGAATGTTACAGACAAGCTTTTCTGCTCAATCCCGAGGACCGGAATATTCTGGCTTTGCTGGAGTATTACGATACCGTAACCCATCCTCTTTTTGCCCCTCATCGTCTCATGGGAAAAATCGGCGGGCCGGCTGTCGCGTGGCTTACGTTTATCATCATCAGTATACTGCTGACTGAGCTGTATCTGCCCACTCTGTTCGCTATCTTTGTCGTATTTTATGTCTTGTTCTGCATTTCCACATGGATAACCCCTTTATTCTATAAATGGTTTGTGAAAGGCAGGGTTTAA